A stretch of Lysobacter sp. K5869 DNA encodes these proteins:
- a CDS encoding DUF2939 domain-containing protein codes for MKKWIAALVLIAALLIGYVAAGPFMTVRAIRAAVKEGNTGELSKHVDFAALRLSLKAQVDDYLVRRAGPDTQSSLLGAIGLNLASGVAGTAVDAIATPVGIGAVLEGRNLLKRFDPREPRRDAYAQVPPAEPLKHLSYRFESPSRFTATVANADGDPVVFVLTRDGLSWRVTDVRLPLDKMLP; via the coding sequence ATGAAGAAATGGATCGCCGCCCTCGTCCTGATCGCCGCGCTGCTGATCGGCTACGTCGCCGCCGGCCCGTTCATGACCGTCCGCGCGATCCGCGCCGCGGTCAAGGAAGGCAACACCGGCGAGTTGTCCAAGCACGTCGACTTCGCCGCGCTGCGCTTGAGCCTGAAGGCGCAGGTCGACGACTACCTGGTCCGCCGCGCCGGCCCGGACACGCAATCCAGCCTGCTCGGCGCGATCGGCCTGAACCTCGCCAGCGGCGTGGCCGGCACCGCGGTCGACGCCATCGCCACGCCGGTCGGGATCGGCGCGGTGCTGGAAGGCCGCAACCTGCTCAAGCGCTTCGATCCGCGCGAGCCGCGCCGCGACGCCTACGCACAGGTGCCGCCGGCCGAGCCGCTCAAGCATCTGAGCTATCGCTTCGAATCGCCGTCGCGCTTCACCGCGACGGTCGCCAACGCCGACGGCGATCCGGTGGTGTTCGTGCTGACCCGCGACGGCTTGAGCTGGCGCGTCACCGACGTGCGCTTGCCGTTGGACAAGATGCTGCCTTGA
- a CDS encoding DUF4785 domain-containing protein: MRTILSLALLVAAGHANAADAPMLPAAKNDQIPQRLAVVAAPKAAAERAPVRFSWALDPHAALVADPAPEAVESREYWQETDGAALQRGLQVATSAPGALIRVSPVAGAAQVAADSVRITRAGQPVGALKRTGAEQLQAAGLAVGAGTAAVQLAADAAPGPYAVQVAQARGRYVVHVFEPNSDVRLFARLNRDHALAGGSREIEVDLQRGKSALKTEGGALLVAPSGRSWPLTLKAGGDGKLRGAVPLPRDAGDEPAGLWEVQVFAGDGTVQRDARTALAVAQPTAKLDGAYAFDARALSFALPLRAASPGRYEVRGTLYASDAQRQLRPVMIAHSAQWVDGGAARIELAFDRAQLPKGYGAPFELRDVELNDQSRLAPIERRQRVARVGR, translated from the coding sequence ATGCGAACGATTCTGTCCCTCGCCCTGCTCGTCGCCGCGGGCCACGCCAACGCCGCCGACGCGCCGATGCTGCCAGCGGCCAAGAACGATCAGATCCCGCAGCGCCTGGCGGTCGTCGCCGCGCCCAAGGCCGCGGCCGAACGCGCGCCGGTGCGCTTCTCCTGGGCGCTGGATCCGCACGCCGCGCTCGTCGCCGATCCCGCGCCCGAAGCGGTGGAAAGCCGCGAGTACTGGCAGGAAACCGACGGCGCCGCGCTGCAGCGCGGACTGCAGGTCGCCACCAGCGCGCCGGGCGCGTTGATCCGGGTCAGCCCGGTCGCCGGCGCCGCGCAGGTCGCCGCCGACTCGGTGCGCATCACCCGCGCCGGCCAACCCGTCGGCGCGCTCAAGCGCACCGGCGCCGAACAGTTGCAGGCCGCCGGGCTCGCGGTCGGCGCCGGCACCGCGGCGGTGCAGCTCGCCGCCGACGCCGCGCCCGGGCCGTACGCGGTGCAGGTCGCGCAGGCGCGCGGCCGCTACGTCGTGCACGTGTTCGAGCCCAACAGCGACGTGCGCCTGTTCGCGCGCTTGAACCGCGACCATGCGCTGGCCGGCGGCTCGCGCGAGATCGAAGTCGATCTGCAGCGCGGCAAGAGCGCGCTCAAGACCGAAGGCGGCGCGCTGCTGGTGGCGCCGTCCGGACGCAGCTGGCCGCTGACGCTGAAGGCCGGCGGCGACGGCAAGCTGCGCGGCGCGGTGCCGCTGCCGCGCGACGCCGGCGACGAACCGGCGGGCCTGTGGGAAGTGCAGGTGTTCGCCGGCGACGGCACCGTCCAGCGCGACGCGCGCACCGCGCTGGCCGTGGCCCAGCCCACCGCCAAGCTCGACGGCGCCTATGCCTTCGACGCGCGCGCGCTGAGCTTCGCCCTGCCGCTGCGCGCCGCCTCGCCGGGACGCTACGAGGTGCGCGGCACGCTGTACGCGAGCGACGCCCAGCGCCAGTTGCGGCCGGTGATGATCGCGCACAGCGCGCAGTGGGTCGACGGCGGCGCGGCGCGGATCGAGCTCGCGTTCGACCGCGCGCAACTGCCCAAGGGCTATGGCGCGCCGTTCGAGTTGCGCGATGTCGAGCTCAACGATCAGAGCCGGTTGGCGCCGATCGAGCGGCGGCAGCGGGTGGCTCGGGTCGGACGCTGA
- a CDS encoding alpha/beta hydrolase, whose translation MHQHRTTPRPRAAALLVAASLALAPFAAGAVTGVAFVHGTGSQTNAYQDYWQPTMVDSVRQGLANPANYVVVNCDFEQYMWDSRAAGCLAQQLTDFINAKGITQMIVITHSNGGNVMRWIMSNPTYDSRYPNIISKIVRVNALAPSSAGTPLADAAMNGNAFEQAVGWLLGYKSDAVKMQQVSWMATYNANNLYGTAGRPALPKPFRSVVGTDVDSSPFDSDSYCGGYTENVGLETTQNWLNSCSDGFLNCTSQSAAGTVWFQDKQRTADAEPLSHNQSRRACFNLNTILRNDMTP comes from the coding sequence ATGCACCAACACCGCACCACGCCGCGGCCGCGCGCCGCCGCGTTGCTCGTCGCCGCGTCCTTGGCGCTCGCGCCGTTCGCCGCCGGCGCCGTCACCGGCGTCGCCTTCGTCCACGGCACCGGCAGCCAAACCAACGCGTATCAGGACTATTGGCAGCCGACGATGGTCGACAGCGTGCGCCAAGGCCTCGCCAATCCGGCCAACTACGTCGTGGTCAATTGCGATTTCGAGCAATACATGTGGGACAGCCGCGCCGCCGGTTGCCTGGCCCAGCAGCTCACCGATTTCATCAACGCCAAGGGCATCACGCAGATGATCGTGATCACCCACTCCAACGGCGGCAACGTGATGCGCTGGATCATGTCCAACCCGACCTACGACAGCCGCTATCCGAACATCATTTCCAAGATCGTGCGGGTCAACGCGCTGGCGCCCTCCTCCGCCGGCACGCCGCTGGCCGACGCGGCGATGAACGGCAACGCCTTCGAGCAGGCGGTGGGCTGGCTGCTGGGCTACAAGTCCGACGCGGTGAAGATGCAGCAGGTCAGCTGGATGGCGACCTACAACGCCAACAATCTCTACGGCACCGCCGGCCGTCCCGCGCTGCCCAAGCCGTTCCGCAGCGTGGTCGGCACCGATGTCGATTCCTCGCCGTTCGACAGCGACAGCTACTGCGGCGGCTACACCGAGAACGTCGGGTTGGAGACCACGCAGAACTGGTTGAACAGCTGCTCCGACGGCTTCCTCAACTGCACCAGCCAATCGGCCGCGGGCACGGTGTGGTTCCAGGACAAGCAGCGCACCGCCGACGCCGAGCCGCTGAGCCACAACCAGAGCCGGCGCGCTTGCTTCAACCTCAACACCATCCTGCGCAACGACATGACCCCGTGA
- the attM gene encoding N-acyl homoserine lactonase AttM produces MNDIRLYLLQSGSQQCKVHDIKMNQGCGADFEIPVPWFLLIHPKGNVVVDGGLAAEGLADPRAYWGDAVDAYRPVMRPEQGCIAQLAALGLAPEDIRYVVLSHLHSDHSGAVGRFPNATHLVQRREYEYAFAPDWFAAGAYARKDFDRSGLRWQLLEGEAGDPFDLYGDGVLRTVFTPGHTLGHQSVLVTLEHSGPMLLAGDAVYTMDHWNEKALPGFVASVVDAVRSVRKLRALAERNGATLVPGHDPDVWKTFKLAPAYYD; encoded by the coding sequence ATGAACGATATCAGGCTTTACTTGCTGCAATCCGGCAGCCAACAGTGCAAGGTCCACGACATCAAGATGAATCAAGGCTGCGGCGCGGACTTCGAAATTCCGGTGCCGTGGTTCCTGCTGATCCACCCCAAGGGCAACGTCGTCGTCGACGGCGGCCTCGCCGCCGAAGGGCTGGCCGATCCGCGCGCTTATTGGGGCGACGCGGTCGACGCCTACCGGCCGGTGATGCGCCCGGAGCAAGGCTGCATCGCGCAACTGGCGGCGTTGGGGCTGGCGCCCGAGGACATCCGCTACGTCGTGCTCTCGCACCTGCACTCCGATCACAGCGGCGCCGTCGGCCGTTTTCCGAACGCCACCCACCTCGTCCAGCGGCGCGAGTACGAGTACGCCTTCGCCCCCGACTGGTTCGCCGCCGGCGCTTATGCACGCAAGGATTTCGATCGCTCGGGACTGCGTTGGCAGCTGCTCGAAGGCGAAGCCGGCGACCCGTTCGACTTGTACGGCGACGGAGTGCTGCGCACGGTGTTCACGCCGGGGCATACGCTCGGCCATCAGTCGGTGTTGGTCACGCTGGAACACAGCGGCCCGATGCTGCTGGCCGGCGACGCCGTCTACACGATGGATCACTGGAACGAAAAGGCCCTGCCCGGCTTCGTCGCCTCGGTGGTCGATGCGGTGCGCTCGGTGCGCAAGCTGCGCGCGCTGGCCGAGCGCAACGGAGCGACCTTGGTGCCGGGGCACGATCCAGACGTGTGGAAGACCTTCAAGCTCGCGCCGGCCTACTACGACTGA
- a CDS encoding LysR family transcriptional regulator, with the protein MDYLAAMRVFVRVVERGSMSAAARDLGIGQPAVSERIERLEAQLGARLLRRNTRSISLTDAGAGFYERSKAAIEAADEALREVRKDLPLRGSVRIAAPHGLGETVLPALLLRLRRECPQLRIDLVLNDRVVDPVTEGVDVSLRLGGPGEGHFVARKLGHVRRVLVASPDYLERHGEPATPDDLVRHPFARVSGLFNNGRLTLRTAQRRTVAAVIDTVLSVSHGRPLHALLLGGAAIGVLQEPVCREDLAAGRLRRVLPEFAVPGFDLHVLYGADKPAPQRIKTVVALLQKELPALV; encoded by the coding sequence ATGGACTATTTGGCGGCGATGCGGGTGTTCGTGCGCGTGGTCGAGCGCGGCAGCATGTCGGCGGCGGCGCGCGACCTGGGCATCGGCCAGCCCGCGGTGAGCGAACGGATCGAGCGGCTGGAAGCGCAGCTGGGCGCGCGCCTGTTGCGGCGGAACACGCGCTCGATTTCGCTGACCGACGCCGGCGCCGGATTCTACGAACGCAGCAAGGCCGCGATCGAAGCGGCGGACGAGGCCTTGCGCGAGGTGCGCAAGGATTTGCCGCTGCGCGGCAGCGTGCGCATCGCCGCGCCGCACGGGCTGGGCGAGACGGTGTTGCCGGCGCTGTTGCTGCGCTTGCGCCGGGAGTGCCCGCAGTTGCGGATCGATCTGGTGCTCAACGACCGCGTGGTCGATCCGGTCACCGAGGGCGTGGACGTGTCGCTGCGCCTGGGCGGCCCGGGCGAGGGCCACTTCGTCGCGCGCAAGCTCGGCCACGTGCGCCGCGTTTTGGTGGCGTCGCCCGACTATCTCGAACGGCACGGCGAGCCGGCGACGCCGGACGATCTGGTGCGGCATCCGTTCGCGCGCGTCTCGGGCTTGTTCAACAACGGCCGGCTGACGCTGCGCACGGCGCAGCGGCGCACGGTCGCGGCCGTGATCGATACCGTGCTGAGCGTGAGCCATGGTCGGCCGCTGCACGCGCTGTTGCTCGGCGGCGCGGCGATCGGCGTGCTGCAGGAGCCGGTCTGCCGCGAGGATCTGGCGGCCGGGCGATTGCGCAGGGTGCTGCCGGAATTCGCCGTGCCCGGCTTCGATCTGCATGTGCTGTACGGCGCGGACAAGCCGGCGCCGCAGCGGATCAAGACGGTCGTGGCGCTGTTGCAGAAGGAATTGCCGGCGCTCGTATGA
- a CDS encoding PH domain-containing protein, whose protein sequence is MRGAGSGILSGGGSRDRKERRTKAPAALLWRRARASRGAANAARKSCIPSRLPTAANFQTNPIGRALPCPEPIAYSRRSSQFPSTTVAPLIARCGASLERDARASVFAALGALIAGCNRMMSFQSASSDATRSTGDLAPANVRPLRVALRRERSGDFRDRAAAPAATDAAGATHPHRNPHDAAPAGPQAPERFAGLSDDTVCLRIDAFDGLRAAAAALAVCALSALTYSTFAPGALGGLALTACAALALAAVCRTLTRRIKIGITGITTQAWFSRTRRLRWPQVRTMSFPGGGMVLHGPGHRRIVVPADFGDYRRAAALIRLRLPPPVLERVCLALDAHAQTLKLC, encoded by the coding sequence GTGCGCGGCGCTGGATCTGGAATTCTGAGCGGCGGCGGTTCGAGGGATCGCAAAGAGCGGCGGACGAAGGCGCCCGCAGCGCTGCTATGGCGGCGCGCGCGGGCAAGCCGCGGCGCAGCGAACGCAGCACGCAAATCCTGCATCCCATCGCGCCTTCCCACGGCGGCGAATTTTCAGACGAATCCGATAGGCCGAGCTCTCCCCTGCCCTGAGCCCATCGCGTACAGTCGACGCAGTTCGCAGTTTCCGTCGACGACGGTCGCTCCCCTTATCGCTCGCTGCGGAGCCTCGCTTGAGCGCGATGCGAGAGCATCCGTCTTCGCGGCGCTCGGCGCCCTCATCGCCGGATGCAACAGGATGATGTCGTTCCAATCCGCCAGCAGCGACGCGACCCGCTCCACGGGCGATCTCGCCCCCGCCAACGTCCGTCCGCTGCGTGTCGCGCTGCGGCGCGAGCGCTCCGGCGATTTTCGCGATCGCGCGGCAGCGCCGGCGGCGACGGACGCCGCAGGCGCGACTCACCCGCATCGCAACCCACACGACGCGGCGCCCGCCGGCCCGCAGGCTCCCGAGCGCTTCGCCGGACTGTCGGACGACACCGTGTGCCTGCGCATCGACGCATTCGACGGCCTGCGCGCCGCCGCCGCGGCCCTCGCCGTTTGCGCGTTGTCGGCGCTGACGTACTCGACGTTCGCGCCGGGAGCGCTCGGCGGCCTCGCGCTGACGGCGTGCGCCGCCCTGGCGCTGGCCGCGGTCTGCCGCACGCTGACCCGCCGGATCAAGATCGGCATCACCGGCATCACCACCCAAGCCTGGTTTTCCCGCACCCGCCGCCTGCGCTGGCCGCAGGTGCGCACGATGAGCTTTCCGGGCGGCGGCATGGTGCTGCACGGCCCGGGCCATCGGCGCATCGTGGTGCCGGCGGATTTCGGCGACTATCGCCGCGCCGCCGCGCTCATTCGGCTGCGCCTGCCGCCGCCGGTGCTGGAACGCGTCTGCCTGGCATTGGACGCACACGCGCAGACCTTGAAATTGTGTTGA
- a CDS encoding DUF2461 domain-containing protein: protein MPSYFSDASFKFLRSLARNNNREWFHAHKDAYDEHVRGPFLRLLGDLQPALAEVSEHYRSEPKNVGGSLFRIQRDTRFANDKAPYKTWQGARLFHERGRQVEAPSFYIHLGVDECFVASGVWHPQPESLRKIRHFVFDNPGSWKAAAHDPKFRKRYDLDDSEMLTRAPRGFPPEFEFADDLKRKNFVAYRDIDAATMTGPRLLSTLQKDLSGLAPFTDYLCAALDLEF, encoded by the coding sequence ATGCCCTCCTACTTCTCCGACGCCAGCTTCAAGTTCCTGCGCTCGCTGGCGCGCAACAACAACCGCGAGTGGTTCCACGCGCACAAGGACGCCTACGACGAGCACGTGCGCGGGCCGTTCCTGCGCCTGCTCGGCGATTTGCAGCCGGCGCTGGCCGAAGTCAGCGAGCACTACCGCAGCGAGCCCAAGAACGTCGGCGGTTCGCTGTTCCGCATCCAGCGCGACACCCGCTTCGCCAACGACAAGGCGCCGTACAAGACCTGGCAGGGCGCGCGGCTGTTCCATGAGCGCGGGCGGCAGGTCGAGGCGCCGTCGTTCTACATCCACCTGGGCGTGGACGAGTGCTTCGTCGCCTCCGGCGTGTGGCATCCGCAGCCCGAGAGCTTGCGCAAGATCCGCCACTTCGTGTTCGACAACCCCGGCAGCTGGAAGGCCGCGGCGCACGACCCGAAGTTCCGCAAGCGCTACGACCTGGACGACAGCGAGATGCTGACCCGCGCGCCGCGCGGCTTCCCGCCGGAGTTCGAGTTCGCCGACGATCTCAAGCGCAAGAACTTCGTCGCTTACCGCGATATCGACGCCGCGACCATGACCGGTCCGCGCCTGCTGTCGACGCTGCAGAAGGATTTGAGCGGGCTGGCGCCGTTCACCGATTACCTGTGCGCGGCGCTGGATCTGGAATTCTGA
- the sbcB gene encoding exodeoxyribonuclease I: protein MPASFLFYDLETFGADPRTSRIAQFAAMRTDADLNEVEAPISVFVKPADDLLPSPMATLITGIAPQDALRDGVGEAEIFALIFEEMARPETCTAGYNSLRFDDEFVRYGLFRNFYDAYEREWRNGNSRWDLLDVLRLARALRPEGLEWPLREDGYTSFKLEHLATANDVRIGDAHEALSDVRALIGIARKFKQAQPRLWEYALRLRDKRFAASLIDPIAMQPALHVSSRYPAARLCAAPVIPLARHPRIDSRIVVFDLEQDPQALLTLAPDDIADRLYTPTADLPEGEERVALKEVHLNRCPALIAWNHLRPDDFERLSIDPVRAEYRAAQLREAGPELVEKVRRVYANDAARAPSDADASLYDAFIGDGDKRLFRNVRATAPEELAQAAFEFRDARLPELLFRYRARNWPQTLSAAERERWDAYRRHRLDGESGLSEYSFPRFAEELRQVRALAGEDGAKQALLDRLEDWGRGIWRELHG, encoded by the coding sequence ATGCCCGCGAGCTTCCTGTTCTACGACCTGGAAACCTTCGGCGCCGATCCGCGCACCAGCCGCATCGCCCAGTTCGCGGCGATGCGCACCGACGCCGATCTCAACGAGGTCGAAGCGCCGATCAGCGTGTTCGTGAAACCCGCCGACGATCTGCTGCCCTCGCCGATGGCGACCCTGATCACCGGCATCGCGCCGCAGGACGCGCTGCGCGACGGCGTCGGCGAAGCCGAGATCTTCGCCCTGATCTTCGAGGAAATGGCCCGGCCGGAGACCTGCACCGCCGGCTACAACTCGCTGCGCTTCGACGACGAGTTCGTGCGCTACGGGCTGTTCCGCAATTTCTACGACGCCTACGAGCGCGAATGGCGCAACGGCAACTCGCGCTGGGACTTGCTCGACGTGCTGCGCCTGGCGCGCGCGTTGCGGCCGGAAGGTCTGGAATGGCCGCTGCGCGAGGACGGCTACACCTCGTTCAAGCTCGAGCATCTGGCCACCGCCAACGATGTACGCATCGGCGACGCGCACGAGGCGCTGTCGGACGTGCGCGCGCTGATCGGCATCGCGCGCAAGTTCAAGCAGGCCCAGCCGCGGCTGTGGGAGTACGCGCTGCGCCTGCGCGACAAGCGCTTCGCCGCCAGCCTGATCGACCCCATCGCGATGCAGCCCGCGCTGCACGTGTCCTCGCGCTACCCCGCCGCGCGGCTGTGCGCGGCGCCGGTGATTCCGCTGGCGCGGCATCCGCGCATCGATAGCCGCATCGTCGTGTTCGATCTGGAGCAAGACCCGCAAGCGCTGCTGACCCTGGCCCCGGACGACATCGCCGACCGCCTCTACACTCCGACCGCCGACCTGCCCGAAGGCGAGGAACGCGTCGCGCTCAAGGAAGTGCACCTCAACCGCTGCCCGGCGCTGATCGCCTGGAACCACCTGCGCCCCGACGATTTCGAGCGCCTGAGCATCGACCCGGTGCGCGCCGAATACCGCGCCGCGCAACTGCGCGAAGCCGGCCCGGAACTGGTCGAGAAGGTGCGCCGGGTCTACGCCAACGACGCCGCGCGCGCGCCCTCCGACGCCGACGCCTCGCTCTACGACGCCTTCATCGGCGACGGCGACAAGCGATTGTTCCGCAACGTCCGCGCCACCGCCCCCGAGGAATTGGCGCAGGCCGCGTTCGAGTTCCGCGACGCGCGCCTGCCCGAGTTGCTGTTCCGCTACCGCGCCCGCAACTGGCCGCAGACGCTGAGCGCGGCCGAACGCGAGCGCTGGGACGCCTACCGCCGCCACCGCTTGGACGGCGAATCCGGCCTGTCCGAATACAGCTTCCCGCGCTTCGCCGAGGAACTGCGGCAAGTGCGCGCCCTGGCCGGCGAAGACGGCGCCAAGCAGGCGCTGCTGGACCGGCTGGAGGATTGGGGACGGGGGATTTGGCGGGAGTTGCATGGGTAA
- a CDS encoding NAD(P)/FAD-dependent oxidoreductase, translating into MNATATAPQHITLIGAGLAGALLATLLARRGWRVDVYEKRGDPRLKGYQGGRSINLALAERGRHALRLAGADEAVMAQAVMMRGRMVHFLDGRTDLQRYGRDDSEVIWSVHRGELNLILLQIAQEAGANLHFHRGLSGVDFDARIARFEDDRDGSLHEVAFDSLVGADGAGSALRSAMGRVADLGERTEFLGHSYKELEIPPAPDGGFSIEPNALHIWPRGRYMCIALPNDERTFTVTLFLPNEGDPSFANIRDGAQARALFQRDFADALPLIPELERDFERNPAGLLATLYLDRWHLDDRAVLLGDAAHAMVPFHGQGMNCAFEDCVALAERLLAGGDRAEAFAAFQRQRLPSARAIQAMALENYLEMRDRVDDDDYLLQRALEHELAQRHPDRFMPRYAMVTFHRMPYEVAFERGQRQRELLVELTRGHDRLDTLDWNAVDAAVRERLGPLPADA; encoded by the coding sequence TTGAACGCTACGGCCACCGCCCCCCAACACATCACCCTCATCGGCGCCGGCCTCGCCGGCGCGCTGCTCGCCACCCTGCTCGCCCGCCGCGGCTGGCGCGTGGACGTGTACGAAAAACGCGGCGATCCGCGCCTGAAGGGCTATCAGGGCGGGCGCTCGATCAATCTCGCCCTGGCCGAGCGCGGGCGCCATGCGCTGCGGTTGGCCGGCGCGGACGAGGCGGTGATGGCGCAAGCGGTGATGATGCGCGGGCGCATGGTGCATTTCCTCGACGGGCGCACCGACCTGCAGCGCTACGGCCGCGACGACAGCGAAGTGATCTGGTCGGTGCACCGCGGCGAGCTCAATCTGATCCTGTTGCAGATCGCGCAGGAAGCCGGCGCTAATTTGCATTTCCATCGCGGCCTGTCGGGCGTGGACTTCGACGCGCGCATCGCCCGCTTCGAGGACGATCGCGACGGCAGCCTGCACGAGGTCGCGTTCGACAGCTTGGTCGGCGCCGACGGCGCGGGCTCGGCGTTGCGCTCGGCGATGGGCCGGGTCGCCGATCTGGGCGAACGCACCGAGTTCCTCGGCCATTCGTACAAGGAACTGGAAATCCCGCCCGCGCCCGACGGCGGCTTCAGCATCGAGCCCAACGCGCTGCACATCTGGCCGCGCGGGCGCTACATGTGCATCGCCCTGCCCAACGACGAGCGCACCTTCACCGTCACCTTGTTCCTGCCCAACGAGGGCGATCCGAGCTTCGCCAACATCCGCGACGGCGCCCAGGCGCGGGCCTTGTTCCAGCGCGATTTCGCCGACGCCTTGCCGCTGATCCCGGAACTGGAGCGCGACTTCGAGCGCAATCCGGCCGGCCTGCTCGCCACGCTCTACCTCGACCGCTGGCATCTGGACGACCGCGCCGTGCTGCTCGGCGACGCCGCGCACGCGATGGTGCCGTTCCACGGCCAGGGCATGAACTGCGCGTTCGAGGACTGCGTGGCCCTGGCCGAACGCCTGCTCGCCGGCGGCGACCGCGCCGAAGCCTTCGCCGCGTTCCAGCGCCAGCGCCTGCCGAGCGCGCGCGCGATCCAGGCGATGGCGCTGGAGAACTACCTGGAAATGCGCGACCGCGTCGACGACGACGATTACCTGCTGCAGCGCGCGCTCGAACACGAGCTGGCCCAGCGCCATCCCGACCGCTTCATGCCGCGCTACGCGATGGTGACCTTCCATCGCATGCCCTACGAAGTCGCGTTCGAGCGCGGCCAGCGCCAGCGCGAGCTGCTGGTGGAACTCACCCGCGGCCACGACCGCCTCGACACCCTGGACTGGAACGCCGTCGACGCCGCCGTGCGCGAGCGCCTGGGTCCGCTGCCGGCGGACGCCTGA
- the kynU gene encoding kynureninase has product MTDLHTPAHAAALDAADPLPTLRHEFLIPRHGEQEQAYFVGNSLGLQPRGARAHVEEVLDKWAMEAVEGHFTGQAQWMPYHELVREPLARLVGALPHEVVAMNSLTANLHFMMVSFYRPTRERPAILMEAGAFPSDRYAMASQVGFHGFNPDTDLIELQPDGPGGLISMDSIERAIAEHGPRLALVLWPGVQYRTGQAFDLKRIAALAHAQGALCGFDLAHGVGNLEPNLHDSGADFAVWCHYKYLNAGPGAVAGCFVHERHARTDRPRFAGWWGHESSTRFRMGPEFAPTPGAEGWQLSNPPILGLAPLRASLDLFDRVGMRALREKSLRLTGYLEALIRARLSETLDIVTPADPAQRGCQLSLRVIGGRGLSGRAAGRDLFDDLARRGVLGDWREPDVIRISPAPLYNTHGDIVRFVAAVEQWRDA; this is encoded by the coding sequence ATGACCGACCTGCACACCCCCGCCCACGCCGCCGCGCTCGACGCCGCCGACCCGCTGCCCACGCTGCGCCACGAATTCCTGATCCCGCGCCACGGCGAGCAGGAACAGGCGTACTTCGTCGGCAACTCGCTCGGCCTGCAGCCGCGCGGCGCACGCGCGCACGTCGAGGAAGTGCTGGACAAATGGGCGATGGAGGCGGTGGAGGGCCATTTCACGGGTCAGGCGCAGTGGATGCCCTATCACGAACTGGTGCGCGAGCCGCTGGCGCGTCTGGTCGGCGCGCTGCCGCACGAAGTGGTGGCGATGAACTCGCTGACCGCCAACCTGCACTTCATGATGGTCAGCTTCTACCGCCCGACCCGCGAGCGTCCGGCGATCCTGATGGAGGCCGGTGCGTTCCCGTCCGACCGTTACGCGATGGCATCGCAGGTCGGCTTCCATGGCTTCAATCCCGACACCGACCTGATCGAACTGCAGCCCGACGGCCCGGGCGGCTTGATCTCGATGGACAGCATCGAGCGCGCCATCGCCGAACACGGCCCGCGCCTGGCGCTGGTGCTGTGGCCGGGCGTGCAGTACCGCACCGGGCAGGCCTTCGACCTCAAGCGCATCGCCGCGCTCGCGCACGCGCAGGGCGCGCTGTGCGGCTTCGACCTCGCCCACGGCGTCGGCAACCTCGAACCGAACCTGCACGACAGCGGCGCCGACTTCGCGGTGTGGTGCCACTACAAATACCTCAACGCCGGCCCCGGCGCGGTCGCCGGCTGCTTCGTCCACGAACGCCACGCGCGCACCGACCGCCCGCGCTTCGCCGGCTGGTGGGGCCACGAGAGTTCGACCCGCTTCCGCATGGGCCCGGAGTTCGCGCCGACGCCGGGCGCCGAAGGCTGGCAGCTCAGCAACCCGCCGATCCTCGGCCTCGCCCCGCTGCGCGCCTCGCTGGACCTGTTCGACCGGGTCGGCATGCGCGCGCTGCGCGAGAAGTCGCTGCGCTTGACCGGCTACCTGGAAGCGCTGATCCGCGCGCGCCTGAGCGAAACCCTCGACATCGTGACCCCGGCCGACCCGGCCCAGCGCGGCTGCCAACTGTCGCTGCGCGTGATCGGCGGCCGCGGCCTGAGCGGGCGCGCCGCCGGCCGCGACCTGTTCGACGACCTCGCCCGCCGCGGCGTGCTCGGCGATTGGCGCGAACCCGACGTGATCCGCATTTCGCCGGCGCCGCTGTACAACACGCATGGCGACATCGTGCGCTTCGTCGCCGCCGTGGAGCAGTGGCGCGACGCGTGA
- a CDS encoding zeta toxin family protein, protein MSPAAPHAPPPLDPHDLLATLRDWAERVADEGDKAVDAYLDQRDRAPFDGEWTRADAALQSHKQRLAVERVQAAQAESARLRQAVFVAAMQASGHAELAAYLADDAALIYESDALHLHSDWVRALHRRYRTASGEPSRASG, encoded by the coding sequence ATGAGCCCGGCCGCGCCGCACGCACCGCCGCCGCTGGACCCGCACGACTTGCTCGCGACCTTGCGCGACTGGGCCGAGCGCGTCGCCGACGAAGGCGACAAGGCCGTCGACGCGTATCTGGATCAGCGCGACCGCGCGCCGTTCGACGGCGAGTGGACCCGCGCCGACGCCGCGCTGCAGAGCCACAAGCAACGGCTGGCGGTCGAACGCGTGCAAGCCGCGCAAGCCGAGTCCGCGCGGCTGCGGCAGGCGGTGTTCGTCGCGGCCATGCAGGCCAGCGGCCACGCCGAGCTGGCCGCGTATCTCGCCGACGACGCCGCGCTGATCTACGAAAGCGACGCCTTGCACCTGCATTCGGATTGGGTGCGCGCGCTGCACCGGCGCTACCGAACCGCTTCCGGCGAACCGTCCCGCGCGTCGGGCTGA